Proteins from a genomic interval of Lolium perenne isolate Kyuss_39 chromosome 1, Kyuss_2.0, whole genome shotgun sequence:
- the LOC127328219 gene encoding uncharacterized protein, protein MAAAIRHAARRISVQRVVEPPRLVNTGPVNPKPHGLTADQKDAAIRMALIDNKTEELYNLVAGFNAKYTVKGSVGQKYTNLMNQLSVQIQPRHDDPGWRSCRRSAIVHDRFETVGGLFIGYVLGDASFHWYHDRDL, encoded by the exons ATGGCCGCCGCGATTCGACATGCGGCGAGGAGGATCAGCGTCCAGCGGGTCGTTGAGCCTCCAAGGCTTGTCAACACCGGCCCCGTCAACCCCAAG CCGCATGGGCTCACGGCCGACCAGAAGGATGCCGCGATTCGCATGGCTCTGATCGACAATAAGACAGAGGAGCTCTACAATCTGGTTGCTGGGTTCAACGCAAAGTACACTGTTAAGGGCAGCGTAGGCCAAAAATACACCAACCTGATGAATCAACTCTCTGTACAAATCCAACCCAGGCACGATGACCCTGGCTG GCGCTCGTGCCGGCGATCAGCCATCGTTCATGATCGCTTCGAAACCGTGGGAGGGCTTTTCATTGGCTATGTGCTTGGAGATGCCTCGTTTCACTGGTACCATGACAGAGATCTGTAA
- the LOC127340705 gene encoding uncharacterized protein, whose translation MDDVYGRIEVFPHHFSPRTEPMDAAADGLSTSTSNMNPSPSPSRRRSWTPKRVMGAASLLQLLSIPRLRWSSSNEDDDKIELTRAEVESLRSEIADADERESQLKARLENIDEVLRYARLCGYLYIRSRWSQLPGEPPIIDDAEVDDWLPRFVVLQGQCIYYYLKSTDLSPLESTMLRDVVDVGELPNFVPEDGKTRHAFYILTRAGLRFECSSNCEIQVDSWVRAVRSGCTLRSDADEELKSKTSGSW comes from the exons ATGGATGATGTTTATGGAAGAATAGAGGTCTTCCCACACCACTTCTCGCCACGGACAGAACCCATGGATGCTGCCGCTGACGGCCTGTCCACGAGTACGAGCAACATGAATCCTTCCCCAAG TCCTTCCCGCAGACGTTCTTGGACCCCGAAACGAGTCATGGGAGCCGCATCGCTTCTGCAGCTGCTGTCGATCCCTCGCCTTAGGTGGTCTTCCAGCAACGAGGACGACGACAAG ATCGAACTGACCAGAGCTGAGGTAGAGTCATTACGGAGCGAAATAGCTGATGCCGATGAGAGGGAGTCCCAGTTAAAAGCTCG GTTGGAAAACATCGACGAGGTCTTGAGATACGCTCGTCTCTGCGGGTACCTTTATATCAGAAGT AGATGGAGTCAGCTTCCAGGGGAGCCACCCATCATAGATGACGCGGAGGTGGATGACTGGCTCCCTCGCTTCGTCGTCCTGCAGGGGCAGTGCATATACTACTACCTCAAGTCTACAG ACCTGAGCCCTCTGGAGTCCACCATGCTGCGTGACGTGGTGGACGTAGGAGAGCTTCCAAACTTTGTGCCGGAGGACGGGAAGACCCGGCACGCGTTCTACATACTGACCCGGGCGGGCCTGAGGTTCGAGTGCTCGAGCAACTGCGAGATACAG GTGGATTCGTGGGTGCGAGCAGTAAGGAGTGGCTGCACATTGCGGAGCGACGCCGATGAGGAGCTTAAGAGCAAGACTAGCGGATCATGGTGA
- the LOC139835064 gene encoding nucleoside diphosphate kinase 3-like, translated as MSSSKMYQSACKAARSLLASSSSAARSSVLADGRNAALATLTNIGRTRLPAAYSYHTKASGAANAAHRYGWIAGIPAAAYMLQDQEVHAAELERTFIAIKPDGVQRGLISEIVSRFERKGFKLVAIKLVVPSKEFAEKHYHDLKERPFFSGLCDFLSSGPVLAMVWEGEGVIKYGRKLIGATDPQKSEPGTIRGDLAVVVGRNIIHGSDGPETAKDEIALWFTPKELVSYTSNEEKWVYGVN; from the exons ATGAGCTCTTCCAAGATGTACCAGTCCGCCTGCAAGGCCGCCAGGTCCCTcctcgcctcctcctcctccgccgcccgctccTCCGTCCTCGCTG ATGGGAGGAACGCCGCGCTCGCCACGCTCACCAACATCGGCAGGACCAGGCTCCCCGCCGCCTACTCCTACCACACCAAGGCCTCCGGCGCCGCCAACGCCGCCCACCGGTACGGGTGGATCGCCGGCATACCCGCCGCTG CCTACATGCTCCAGGATCAGGAGGTGCATGCGGCCGAG CTGGAGCGCACCTTCATCGCCATCAAGCCCGACGGCGTCCAGAGAGGACTC ATTTCTGAGATAGTGTCCCGATTTGAGAGGAAAGGATTCAAGCTTGTTGCCATCAAGCTGGTGGTTCCATCCAAGGAATTCGCCGAGAAGCACTACCATGATCTCAAGGAAAGACCTTTCTTCAGTGGATTGTGTGACTTCCTTAGCTCTGGCCCTGTACTTGCCATG GTTTGGGAAGGAGAGGGTGTTATCAAGTACGGCCGGAAACTGATTGGTGCCACGGACCCACAGAAGTCTGAGCCAGGAACCATCAGGGGAGATCTCGCTGTTGTTGTTGGAAG AAACATTATTCATGGGAGCGACGGCCCAGAGACAGCCAAGGATGAGATCGCGCTCTGGTTTACGCCCAAGGAGCTGGTCTCTTACACCAGCAACGAGGAGAAGTGGGTTTATGGCGTGAACTAA